A portion of the Paenibacillus hamazuiensis genome contains these proteins:
- a CDS encoding response regulator transcription factor codes for MKKKILVVDDEPSISMLIEFNLKLVGFEVHCVYDGEAVFQAIQHFRPDLIVLDLMLPKMDGIQVCRKLRDQNNLVPIIMLTAMQDLTDKIAGLDNGADDYMTKPFSPQELISRIQAILRRVQALPSAMESAPVTVGQIVIQPDQREVKVRGEAIELTPKEFDLLLFLSKHRGKVLSRQQLLHGVWDYHFLGDTRIVDVHISHLRDKIEHNARNPEYIVTIRNVGYKLTEPAVKEVMA; via the coding sequence ATGAAAAAGAAGATCCTTGTCGTCGACGACGAACCTTCCATTTCGATGCTCATAGAATTCAACCTGAAGCTGGTAGGCTTCGAGGTTCATTGCGTATACGACGGCGAAGCCGTATTTCAGGCGATTCAACATTTTCGCCCGGATTTGATCGTGCTTGACCTGATGCTGCCGAAAATGGACGGCATTCAAGTATGCCGCAAGCTGCGCGACCAAAACAACCTCGTACCGATCATTATGCTCACGGCCATGCAGGACTTGACCGATAAAATCGCCGGACTGGACAACGGTGCCGACGATTATATGACTAAGCCGTTCAGCCCGCAGGAGCTGATTTCCCGGATTCAGGCGATTTTGCGGCGCGTTCAGGCGCTTCCTTCCGCAATGGAAAGCGCTCCGGTAACCGTCGGCCAAATCGTCATTCAGCCGGATCAGCGGGAAGTGAAAGTGCGCGGCGAAGCGATCGAGCTGACTCCGAAAGAATTCGATCTTCTGCTTTTTCTGAGCAAGCACCGCGGCAAAGTGCTCAGCAGGCAGCAGCTGCTGCACGGCGTATGGGATTATCATTTCCTCGGAGACACGCGGATCGTCGATGTCCATATCAGCCATCTGCGCGATAAAATCGAGCACAACGCACGCAACCCGGAATATATTGTAACGATTCGCAACGTCGGATACAAGCTGACGGAGCCGGCTGTTAAAGAGGTTATGGCGTAA
- the nagA gene encoding N-acetylglucosamine-6-phosphate deacetylase, protein MAENTRFAWKGNLVAPNRVIHNGLVVAENRSIIFAGPMEEWDGGTIPQVEEISDGWILPGLIDLHVHGLAGCDVMDGTPEALLTISAALASYGVTGFLPTTITSSEEDLLNAIDNVTEFQEKDGAFESGAAVLGIHIEGPWIHPRYRGAMNESFITQPSLSQAKKLYDRAKGLLKIVTLAPELPGALEVVRYLSERKVTVSAGHTGAGFEQIAEALQAGLTQITHCFNAMTGLHHREPGAVGAAMYFEGLRTELIADNIHVHPHVANLLYRLKKQSLILISDCTRAGGMPNGVYDLGGQSVQVEDGKATLPDGTLAGSLLTLNRAIKNMVESAFVPLEQAVSMASLAPAAVLGIDDRKGRLCPGYDADITVLNRNFDVAATWVGGRKVFDSN, encoded by the coding sequence ATGGCGGAAAATACGAGATTCGCCTGGAAGGGCAACCTGGTGGCGCCAAACCGGGTTATCCATAATGGATTGGTCGTAGCCGAAAATAGGAGCATTATTTTTGCAGGACCTATGGAAGAGTGGGATGGCGGGACGATTCCACAAGTTGAGGAAATAAGCGACGGCTGGATTTTGCCCGGTTTGATCGATTTGCACGTACACGGTTTGGCAGGGTGCGATGTCATGGACGGAACGCCGGAAGCTTTACTAACCATTTCGGCGGCTTTAGCCTCTTACGGCGTTACCGGATTTTTGCCCACTACGATTACAAGCAGTGAGGAAGATTTGCTGAATGCGATCGATAATGTAACCGAATTTCAAGAAAAAGATGGGGCTTTCGAATCGGGAGCAGCGGTGTTAGGCATTCATATCGAAGGACCGTGGATTCATCCGCGGTACCGCGGGGCGATGAATGAAAGTTTTATAACGCAGCCTTCGCTATCCCAGGCAAAGAAACTGTACGATAGAGCAAAGGGGCTTCTGAAAATCGTCACCTTGGCGCCGGAATTGCCGGGTGCCCTTGAAGTGGTCCGGTATTTGAGCGAGAGGAAAGTTACAGTCTCTGCGGGACATACGGGAGCGGGCTTCGAACAAATCGCCGAAGCGCTGCAAGCAGGGTTAACCCAGATTACGCATTGCTTCAATGCGATGACCGGGCTGCATCACCGTGAACCGGGTGCCGTAGGTGCAGCCATGTATTTTGAAGGTTTGCGAACGGAGCTCATTGCGGACAACATTCATGTACATCCTCACGTCGCCAACCTGCTGTACAGATTGAAAAAACAAAGTCTGATTCTAATCAGCGACTGTACGAGAGCGGGCGGAATGCCGAACGGAGTTTACGACTTGGGCGGCCAATCCGTCCAAGTAGAGGACGGAAAAGCGACGCTGCCTGACGGTACGTTGGCCGGCAGCTTGCTGACATTGAACCGGGCGATAAAAAATATGGTGGAATCGGCCTTCGTCCCGCTGGAACAAGCTGTATCTATGGCTTCCTTGGCCCCTGCTGCGGTTCTCGGTATCGATGATCGAAAAGGGCGGCTTTGTCCCGGATATGACGCGGATATAACGGTTCTGAACCGGAACTTTGACGTAGCCGCGACGTGGGTCGGGGGCAGAAAGGTGTTTGATTCGAACTAA
- a CDS encoding MFS transporter, protein MNGTGISNSWKIALLAAGGFLIGTSELVVAGILDVIAADLQVSVAVAGQLVTVFALVIAVGAPLLVALTSRMERKKLLIYTLVVFILGNFIAFISSGIELMMLSRVVLAMSMGVYLVVSLAVAAHLSAPGKQGRAIAAVIMGFSTSLVLGVPIGRLIASYTDWRYIFAGIGLLAIPTLIAIAKAVPVIAGQASVPFSRQLALFKEIRITSGLLATLFWILGYSVVFTYISPYLIKVVQLEQSQVSLGIFVFGLFSIAGARLGGYGTDKWGVPRTLLIGLFVHAAILLLLAFLAKSLVGAFLLLIVWALSAWSTVAVQQFYLITLAPRASDLMLSLNNSILQLGMAFGAAIGGFTVNLFSEKHIGWVGAVSVLIAFFAAGFSLWLSRRERPGTTDISLAD, encoded by the coding sequence ATGAATGGAACGGGAATATCGAATTCATGGAAAATCGCTTTGCTGGCAGCCGGAGGTTTTTTGATCGGCACGTCGGAGTTGGTCGTTGCCGGAATTCTCGATGTGATTGCAGCCGATTTGCAAGTATCCGTAGCTGTGGCGGGGCAACTGGTTACCGTTTTTGCGCTTGTCATCGCGGTTGGCGCTCCCTTGCTTGTAGCGCTCACCTCGAGAATGGAACGCAAGAAGCTGCTGATCTATACTCTGGTTGTTTTTATCCTGGGCAATTTCATTGCATTCATCAGTTCGGGAATTGAGCTTATGATGCTCTCCCGGGTGGTGCTGGCCATGAGTATGGGAGTCTATCTCGTCGTATCGCTTGCAGTTGCAGCGCATCTGTCGGCACCCGGTAAACAGGGAAGAGCGATAGCCGCCGTCATCATGGGTTTCAGTACTTCACTTGTGCTGGGAGTGCCGATCGGCAGATTAATTGCTAGCTATACGGATTGGCGGTATATCTTCGCAGGGATTGGGCTGCTTGCGATTCCAACTCTTATCGCGATCGCGAAGGCTGTGCCTGTGATCGCCGGCCAAGCATCGGTTCCGTTCAGCCGGCAGCTTGCTCTTTTTAAAGAAATACGAATTACGAGCGGTCTGCTCGCCACCTTATTCTGGATTTTGGGATACTCGGTTGTCTTTACGTATATATCGCCTTATTTGATAAAGGTGGTGCAGCTGGAGCAGAGCCAGGTGAGCTTGGGCATATTCGTCTTCGGCCTGTTCAGCATTGCCGGAGCCCGCTTGGGAGGATACGGAACGGACAAATGGGGAGTACCTCGAACTTTGCTGATCGGGCTGTTTGTGCACGCCGCTATATTGCTGCTTCTGGCTTTTCTTGCGAAATCTCTTGTCGGTGCGTTTCTTTTACTTATCGTGTGGGCCTTATCCGCCTGGTCAACCGTTGCGGTTCAGCAGTTTTATTTGATCACGCTGGCACCGCGGGCATCCGATCTTATGCTCAGTTTGAACAACTCGATCCTGCAGTTGGGTATGGCGTTTGGAGCGGCAATCGGCGGCTTTACGGTTAATCTGTTCTCGGAGAAGCATATCGGTTGGGTGGGAGCCGTCAGTGTGTTAATCGCATTCTTTGCAGCGGGCTTTTCACTTTGGTTGTCGCGGCGGGAGCGTCCCGGAACAACCGATATTTCATTGGCAGACTGA
- the serC gene encoding 3-phosphoserine/phosphohydroxythreonine transaminase produces the protein MGKRAYNFNAGPAALPLEVLQRAQEEFVDYKGIGMSIMEISHRSGEYEQVNDETQSLLKELMGIPDGYKVLFLQGGASTQFAMIPMNFLKAGQVASYVHTGSWAEKAIEEAKQFGETAIAASSEADKFTRIPALSDIKLAPNSAYLHITSNETIGGAQYPEYPDSGNVPLIGDMSSDILCRPVDVSKFAMIYAGAQKNLGPSGVTVVILREDMLSLVPKNIPTMLSYATHAKNNSLYNTPPAYSVYMVNLVLKWIKENGGAAAMEQRNREKTALIYQAIDNSGGFYRGVVAPEYRSLMNITFRMENEELEKKFVKESEQQGFVGLKGHRSVGGLRASTYNAVPYEACKALAEFMADFQKRNG, from the coding sequence ATGGGTAAACGGGCTTACAATTTTAACGCCGGGCCGGCAGCGCTGCCGCTCGAGGTTTTGCAAAGAGCGCAGGAGGAATTCGTCGATTATAAGGGGATCGGCATGTCCATTATGGAGATTTCCCACCGCAGTGGCGAATATGAGCAGGTTAACGACGAGACGCAAAGCTTGCTCAAGGAACTTATGGGCATACCGGACGGCTACAAGGTGTTGTTCCTGCAAGGAGGAGCCAGCACGCAATTCGCGATGATCCCGATGAACTTCCTGAAGGCGGGCCAGGTTGCCAGCTATGTACATACAGGATCTTGGGCGGAAAAAGCGATCGAAGAAGCGAAGCAGTTCGGTGAAACGGCGATTGCCGCCAGCTCCGAAGCGGACAAGTTTACGCGCATTCCGGCGCTCAGCGACATCAAGCTCGCACCGAATTCAGCTTACCTGCATATTACGTCGAACGAAACGATCGGCGGAGCCCAGTACCCAGAATACCCGGATAGCGGGAACGTGCCGCTGATCGGCGATATGTCGAGCGACATTTTGTGCCGTCCGGTGGACGTCTCCAAGTTCGCGATGATTTACGCGGGTGCCCAGAAAAACCTTGGACCGTCCGGCGTTACGGTCGTTATTTTGCGCGAAGACATGCTGAGCCTCGTGCCGAAAAACATTCCGACGATGCTGAGCTACGCGACCCACGCCAAGAACAACTCCCTGTACAACACGCCTCCGGCGTATTCGGTATACATGGTGAACCTGGTGCTTAAATGGATCAAGGAAAACGGCGGCGCAGCGGCGATGGAGCAAAGAAACCGCGAGAAGACGGCGCTCATTTACCAGGCTATCGACAACAGCGGCGGCTTCTATCGCGGAGTGGTCGCTCCGGAATACCGTTCGCTGATGAACATCACGTTCCGAATGGAAAACGAAGAACTGGAGAAAAAGTTCGTGAAGGAATCCGAGCAGCAAGGTTTTGTCGGCCTGAAAGGCCACCGCAGCGTAGGCGGCCTGCGCGCCTCGACCTACAACGCGGTTCCGTACGAAGCTTGCAAAGCGCTCGCCGAGTTTATGGCCGATTTCCAAAAGCGGAACGGATAA
- a CDS encoding glycosyltransferase family protein — MSTNKREQDSTQDSSRRLAVIDTWFPWKQSGFRYWENMQIFSQRPDTLFFAIQPYHDEFPAPVHHFSQFKSLAVSERITDIYCVFLNLTLSLFGTCSLPDGSNMPGSNPSWNIGSFLEERQIRLHATIYPGGGLSPLTNPEFLRIAGRYCSTIFTNVEEVLLAVPGSLYHPVVINTDLYDYSPKLHQLPIQLAFSAYNSVRKGFPLMADGFNRLSEHFHLHLIGNWDDHLHLLTNKNYTFHGILSPERLKSVYEKCHVFLNCSIPDQYALDGFPTTSAVDAMSTGCVLVSTNPRNDRLILEPEKDFIEVQPSGQAIADALFWIKDHFGEAMQIGANGANKIKNRFDAKQIVKSKLSHIFSE; from the coding sequence ATGAGTACGAATAAACGGGAACAAGACAGTACTCAGGATTCCTCACGCCGTCTTGCCGTTATTGATACGTGGTTCCCGTGGAAACAAAGCGGGTTCCGCTACTGGGAAAACATGCAAATTTTTTCGCAGCGGCCGGACACGCTGTTCTTTGCCATACAACCTTACCATGACGAATTCCCGGCTCCCGTCCATCACTTCTCTCAATTCAAATCTCTCGCCGTCTCGGAAAGAATTACGGATATTTATTGCGTTTTTCTGAATCTGACACTCAGCTTGTTTGGCACGTGCTCTCTACCGGATGGGAGCAACATGCCGGGATCGAATCCGTCTTGGAATATCGGATCCTTTCTGGAAGAACGACAGATTAGGCTGCATGCGACAATTTATCCGGGCGGTGGGCTGAGTCCATTAACGAACCCGGAATTTTTGAGGATTGCGGGCCGTTATTGCTCCACGATTTTCACGAATGTTGAGGAAGTACTCCTTGCCGTTCCCGGAAGCTTGTACCATCCTGTAGTCATCAATACCGATTTGTATGATTATTCTCCAAAACTTCATCAGTTGCCGATACAGTTGGCCTTCTCCGCCTACAATTCCGTGCGAAAAGGGTTCCCACTGATGGCCGACGGTTTCAACCGGCTTTCGGAGCATTTCCATCTCCATCTCATTGGCAATTGGGACGATCATTTGCACTTATTGACAAACAAAAATTACACTTTTCATGGTATCCTAAGTCCTGAGCGGTTGAAATCCGTCTACGAGAAATGTCACGTGTTCCTCAACTGCAGCATTCCGGATCAATATGCATTGGACGGATTTCCGACAACGTCGGCTGTTGATGCCATGTCCACCGGATGCGTTCTCGTTTCGACGAATCCGCGAAATGACCGACTCATTCTCGAGCCTGAAAAGGATTTTATCGAAGTGCAGCCAAGCGGCCAGGCCATTGCGGATGCACTTTTCTGGATCAAAGATCATTTTGGGGAAGCGATGCAGATTGGAGCGAATGGGGCAAACAAGATTAAGAACCGTTTTGACGCGAAGCAAATTGTTAAATCGAAGCTGTCGCATATTTTCAGTGAATGA
- a CDS encoding nuclear transport factor 2 family protein: MKDQQDEPDYGNFIIPPAVQVYMESANRGDLRELTACFSDSAVILDMNREIIGKSAIKAWAGLKVIGYRYEALFGFPLPHGARVLMSAEAPGTGRFHVWYTFRIRENQIIFADLQTMQDQGHLSKFIQNVWNNLQEVREQQGYDKGN, encoded by the coding sequence ATGAAAGATCAACAGGATGAACCGGATTACGGAAATTTTATAATTCCGCCTGCGGTTCAGGTTTATATGGAAAGCGCCAATCGCGGCGATTTGCGGGAGTTGACGGCGTGTTTCTCGGATTCCGCCGTCATACTTGACATGAATCGTGAAATCATCGGCAAATCTGCAATCAAGGCGTGGGCCGGACTAAAAGTGATCGGATATCGATACGAGGCGCTGTTCGGATTTCCGTTACCGCATGGAGCACGCGTTCTCATGAGTGCCGAAGCGCCGGGAACGGGACGATTTCATGTTTGGTACACCTTTCGAATCCGGGAGAACCAAATTATTTTTGCGGACCTGCAGACGATGCAGGATCAGGGACATTTAAGCAAGTTCATACAAAATGTGTGGAATAACTTACAAGAAGTTCGCGAGCAGCAAGGCTATGATAAAGGTAATTAA
- the thpR gene encoding RNA 2',3'-cyclic phosphodiesterase, translating to MSETIRLFIAVPLPDPVKRELEKRCLTLRQELPFQKWVHPDDMHITLQFLGETPSGKADRIREELGRLAAETEPMRLAIEGLGTFGKPSAPSILWAGVRGDVPQLAALQKRVEAAMEPLGFAAEGRAYSPHVTLARRYSGASAFSRQAMPAWAGDALAWTAGDIVLYRSHLTRKPMYENIGSFRLLAQVSTAH from the coding sequence GTGAGTGAAACCATTCGTTTATTTATAGCCGTTCCTCTGCCCGATCCGGTCAAAAGGGAGCTGGAAAAACGCTGCTTGACATTGCGACAGGAGCTCCCGTTTCAAAAATGGGTGCATCCGGACGATATGCACATCACGCTGCAATTCCTCGGCGAGACGCCTTCCGGCAAGGCGGACCGCATCCGCGAGGAGCTTGGGCGCCTCGCTGCCGAGACCGAGCCGATGCGCCTCGCTATCGAAGGGCTCGGCACGTTCGGCAAGCCGTCCGCGCCGAGCATCTTATGGGCCGGCGTCCGCGGCGACGTGCCGCAGCTGGCGGCGCTGCAGAAGCGCGTGGAAGCCGCCATGGAGCCGCTGGGCTTCGCGGCGGAAGGCCGCGCTTATTCGCCGCACGTGACGCTTGCGCGGCGGTATAGCGGCGCTTCCGCGTTCTCCCGCCAGGCGATGCCGGCCTGGGCTGGCGACGCTCTCGCCTGGACGGCCGGCGATATCGTGCTGTACCGCAGCCATTTGACGCGCAAACCGATGTACGAGAACATCGGTTCGTTCCGGCTTTTGGCTCAAGTAAGCACGGCTCACTAA